From a single Adhaeribacter swui genomic region:
- a CDS encoding DUF5777 family beta-barrel protein, with amino-acid sequence MRQINYLFLVFVFCNVLVGARPALAQDDDLMKLAEAADSTNRPQNFTTATFKGTRVITGHSVQTNAQKELVFLISHRFGTLNSGAYEFFGLDNSVIRLALEYGLTDNLNVGVGRSSYEKTFDGFIKYRFLRQQDGGWSRPVTAVLFGSTALNSLRPSNPEQDIMFKSRLTYTAQLLIARKFNQNLSLQLTPTWIHRNLVPTRQDENDVYALGISGRHKLTKRTSFNAEYFYLLPGHTADNYTNALSLSFDIETGGHVFQLLFSNSIGMIEKNLITNNTGEWGQGDIYFGFNISRVFDLDKNRKMGGKKY; translated from the coding sequence ATGCGTCAGATAAATTACCTGTTTCTTGTTTTTGTTTTTTGTAATGTATTGGTAGGTGCGCGGCCGGCTTTGGCCCAGGACGATGATTTAATGAAACTGGCCGAAGCGGCCGACAGCACTAACCGCCCGCAAAATTTTACCACTGCTACTTTTAAAGGAACCCGGGTTATTACCGGCCATTCGGTGCAAACCAATGCCCAAAAGGAACTGGTTTTTTTAATTTCGCACCGGTTTGGTACCCTTAACAGCGGCGCTTATGAATTTTTTGGGCTCGATAATTCGGTAATCCGGCTAGCTTTAGAATACGGCCTAACGGATAATTTAAACGTGGGAGTAGGCCGCAGTTCTTACGAAAAAACCTTCGATGGATTTATAAAATACCGTTTTCTCCGGCAGCAGGACGGCGGCTGGAGTCGCCCGGTTACGGCCGTTCTTTTTGGCAGCACCGCGCTAAACTCTTTACGCCCCTCTAATCCGGAACAAGATATTATGTTTAAATCGCGGCTTACTTATACGGCCCAGTTGTTAATTGCCCGTAAGTTTAACCAGAACTTATCGTTGCAGTTAACCCCCACCTGGATACACCGCAACCTGGTGCCTACCCGCCAGGACGAAAACGATGTATACGCCCTGGGTATTTCGGGCCGGCATAAATTAACCAAACGTACTTCTTTTAACGCCGAGTACTTTTACCTATTGCCCGGCCACACCGCCGATAACTATACCAACGCGCTTTCGCTGAGTTTTGATATTGAAACCGGCGGCCACGTTTTTCAATTACTGTTTAGCAACTCCATTGGCATGATTGAGAAAAACCTGATTACCAACAATACCGGCGAGTGGGGACAAGGCGATATCTACTTTGGCTTTAATATTTCGCGCGTTTTTGATCTGGATAAGAACCGCAAAATGGGCGGTAAAAAGTATTAA
- a CDS encoding YceI family protein, protein MKVFLLLLGLLVLGSGEGAAQSRYFTRTGHIWFFSETPIENIEAHNKAVSSFISFDTGELVFSVPMKSFEFRKALMQEHFNENYVESDKFPKGTFKGNIANIQSVDFKKDGVYPVKVSGTLTIHGVSRPVTADGTLDVKGNRIGAKSTFTITPQEYNIEIPLLVRAHVAKIIQINVDLQYDPYVAKQ, encoded by the coding sequence ATGAAAGTTTTCCTGTTACTACTCGGGCTGCTAGTGCTGGGCAGTGGTGAAGGAGCGGCTCAAAGCCGTTACTTCACCCGGACCGGGCACATCTGGTTTTTTTCCGAAACACCCATCGAAAACATCGAAGCTCATAATAAGGCCGTTTCCTCTTTTATTTCTTTTGATACCGGAGAACTGGTTTTCTCGGTTCCTATGAAAAGTTTTGAATTCCGGAAAGCGTTAATGCAGGAGCATTTCAACGAAAATTACGTGGAGTCTGATAAGTTTCCGAAAGGCACTTTTAAAGGCAATATCGCTAATATTCAAAGTGTAGATTTTAAAAAAGATGGCGTGTACCCAGTAAAAGTAAGCGGTACGCTCACCATCCACGGCGTATCCCGACCCGTTACCGCAGATGGTACTTTAGATGTAAAAGGCAACCGCATTGGCGCCAAATCTACCTTTACCATTACGCCCCAAGAGTATAATATTGAAATTCCGCTACTGGTTCGGGCGCACGTGGCCAAAATAATTCAAATAAACGTGGATTTGCAGTACGATCCTTATGTAGCCAAACAATAA
- a CDS encoding RNA polymerase sigma factor: MAENSFEEIRLLIKGCLQQDREAQRKLYRYFYGYAMSICVRYSKSNEEAREVLNDGFMKVFTKIEKYDTEKSFKGWLRRVMINTALDNYRHNYKHYHHRDLEEADQETTTENITNQLSHADLMQLVQRLSPGYRAVFNLYAIDGYTHEEISELLGISVGTSKSNLSKARVNLQAMLKKSQPDEFKKYA, translated from the coding sequence GTGGCTGAAAATAGTTTTGAAGAAATTCGACTCCTGATAAAGGGCTGCTTACAGCAGGACCGGGAAGCACAGCGCAAGTTGTATCGGTACTTCTATGGGTATGCGATGAGTATTTGCGTGCGTTATTCTAAGAGTAATGAAGAAGCCCGCGAAGTGCTCAATGATGGGTTTATGAAAGTATTCACTAAAATTGAAAAATACGATACAGAAAAATCTTTTAAAGGATGGTTGCGGCGCGTAATGATTAATACGGCTCTGGATAATTACCGCCACAACTACAAACATTACCACCACCGTGATTTAGAAGAAGCCGACCAGGAAACTACCACCGAAAACATTACGAATCAGCTAAGCCACGCCGATTTGATGCAGTTGGTGCAACGGTTGTCGCCGGGTTACCGGGCTGTGTTTAACCTGTACGCCATTGATGGATATACCCACGAAGAAATATCGGAATTACTGGGCATATCGGTGGGTACTTCTAAGTCAAACTTGTCGAAGGCGCGCGTTAATTTGCAAGCCATGCTAAAAAAAAGTCAACCGGATGAATTCAAGAAATATGCCTGA